Within Apostichopus japonicus isolate 1M-3 chromosome 23, ASM3797524v1, whole genome shotgun sequence, the genomic segment ATGTTGCAAACCTGCAGTTTATTTAACGTTATCCAatcatgtttacatgttttttttttttatatattcacAGTTGCATGTTCATAcaacttgctacacattcaattatatatatatatatatatatatatatatatatatatatagacatatatagacATTTACATAGacaaatatatagtaaatcaataaagaataacacaccagaaaaattccacttcccgaccggtttcgtccttttgggactcatcactGAGTATGAATCGAACCCTGGATctttgtgtcacgaaccgaagtccgtgcCACTCGACCaaagtgattctactggtgtgttaaagcgtataaattggctttgaagtttatatataagtttatatataagtttatatatatatatatatatatatatatatatatatatatatatatatatacatattatatatatatatgtatatatatatatatatatctatattaatatattaacaactttcaactgttttatgatttttgtttatttctccGAATCCTTAATCAGACGGAGTTACATCAACTTCTCATCAGATGGGGAATTTGTGCACCGAAGATCTGTTCAGATAATGGCATCAACGATAACGTGGAAATGCTCACTAGTAAGTCGTGCATAATGGATGTGTTCCACCAAATAACAGCAATGATTTTCAATACCACTGAAATATTGGTCTGACTcctatcctcccccccccccccctctacatACATGGATATCGTGTATTGATTGTACTAAGTAGCCATTGAGGCAAATTTTTAATTCCCAATCCACCCCAACGCCACCtcaccccactccacccctcTTCCCATAACTGTTCAATGTAGATGCAGTCTCTGAAGAACttgcattcaaacatttttctaCCTCATAAATCTTTGGGGTTAGATCTCTCCTCggcatatattaatatacatttttctttCGTTCCTCTCAATGTAGCATATCTTCGTTCCAGTACCGGTGTGAATTTAACCGGTGTATCATCTACAGCCTACTGTGTACAGAATAATAAAGTACCGTATTCAACCGGTTTTTATATTACAGTGTAAGGTTTTAtagttcatttcatttcaacacAACAGAAAACTGAATTATTTTATTGTTGATTTCGTGAGACGAAATAGGCTCATATAAAGACTCCCAGCTCATGTTATGAAGCACAAGCATGCCGGGTTAGTTGCGTACTATacgtacatatatgtatgtatatatataaatatgtatttatatatatatatttatccatatatatatatatccatatatatatatatatatatatatatatccaaatatATGTCCACTCATCGCTCTTTAGGTACATAAAACTTTCAATTGACAATAACTAATAACTACTACGTAAATTGTCATGTAAAACGTTTTAAATTTTCCGTCCTTTTGCAGGGGAGTCTTTGGATTAATATGTATTTTGATGATCATTGGTTCTATTATTGATatcattgatgatgatgatgatgataatgaagtTAAAGACCCACATGGTACAGAAACAGAAGAATCATTGCCACTTATGACGTCAGCATTCGATAAAGATGAAGAAACGGAAGCAATACAAGAGATTAATAAACAATCGGTGAAAGGAAGAGTAGCTGGTAGGCATTTTGTCttgttcttaattttttttctatatttttttctatttaatcTTACCAGTTTCTGTTGGAAGATAGTCAAGTTAGCTCACAAAATTGGATACGAGATACTACAAATGTTAAGCAATGTTGTTTATTGACTGTTTTAACGCAAAATTCGTGAATAAAGGAGGGTTACagtttttttcaaaatcattcaAAAAGTCGCTCGACAAGCGTGCATTTACGTGACGTCCCCCGTTTATAATTGATCAAGTTTAATCATAATGAATCTATGCAAAATGTTAGGCTGGTTTCTATCTCAGTTATATCTTAACCAAAAACATAACATTGTCGAATTGATTGAACTTAGATAATTGTATATAGCTACAATTAAATGTCGAAATGTCACTTGTCACGTACTTTGCATTTTCTACAATCTCCTAGAAATATATACTCTTCAATCATTAACTTAGAagattttaatttgattaatattttgtttttgcgAAAAATGATAAGATTGCTTTTTTACATgctaaataaattaaacattttgttgtaaattgatgGCCTAATTCAACATTCTGTTTCAATTATCTGAAAATGGCAGGATCGGTCATATAatgttaaatgaaaaaaaaaattatcagttttctacaaaatgttgaaattttggtTAATTTGATAGGTTATGTAATAATTTCGCACTTACAAGACAGGTTGACCACATAACATATGCTTAAGAAATGATATAATTTCGTTGAAAATTAATATCCATTCAACATTTCGCAGAAAAATTCTTACCTTCCTCCAATGAACACGTTTTCATTTCGACGACACCAACAGCATGCCCACATGGATAAGATGTGAATCAAGTATACTAGATCAATTCAACTTAATGactcctttctttctttctttctttctttctttctttctttctttctttctttctacgTTCCTCCAGCCACCATAAAACAAATACTTTTGTCGTTTGCGTTTAACCGCAACTTGTCCAAGTTAACTGTTGTCGGTTCTGACGGTAATCGAGACATTGGATGTTTACACGGTATTCGAGTAATCTCCATGATGTGGATAGCCATGTTTCACGTGTGCCTTACAACAGATTCAAAATTATCATATCTCGATATTTGTAAGTTATAGTACAATACAAGCTTTTCATTAtcatacttgacaacttgttaAATATACTCGAATATCTGCTTGGTACGTTGTCATCGGTTGACCGTTGATTAACCGATGGataaaacaagatataaaattgatataaataaacattatgTTTCGCAATCATTTTTAAAGTCGTCTACCGTATCGCTGATTTTAAACCTACTTAGGTGTTCAAACCTAATGATCTTGCGGTTATTAATTTTGACCTCAAGTTCCATAGGATATGGTACGTAGCGAATAAAGTGTAACACAAGTTAATATTCTACCGTGACGATATCGAGTGCGCGTGCTCAAAACCTAACTTACGTGTGTGTACTTTCCATCTATATAAACAGTTAACCCACACGACGGATTGAGGATGCTTAGATCAGCCTTTTACCAGATAATTGTATTCAACGGTTCTTTACCTGTAGatacttttctctttttaaggtAAGTTTATACATAGTAAACACTACATATTCTATGCGTACAGGCTACAGCAGACAATATGTTTTGCCGTAATTTCGAAGCGACCACACCATTTGTCCtacaataaaatattcaatatgGACAGTATGGTGGTTTATTCATTAAAGTGTATATTAACATTCCTTCTTCTATATCTCTTCCTCATCATGTGTTCTCATACTTCTCCTCTTCTTCCTGCCTCCTCTTCTCCAGTGTTCCTCTTCCTGTTCATCCAGTCCCTCATTTTCCTGCATCTCCTCATTTTTCTctgctttttaaatttctcGCTCCTTCTCTTCTTTCCCTCCTCTTCCCATCCCTTCTTCCTATatttcctcctcctctttctccTTATCTTGTTATTCCCCTTCCTTCTCCCCCTTCGCCTCCATCTCCGCCTCATCTTTCCTTTCCTCCTCTTCATTCACGTATCACATGGGATACGTCACCTACAAAGGTCATATTACTTGCCTAACGTTATAGACCTACAACGATTTATATTACAGAGGTTGAGTAAGGCTATGTCAACTTTGCAGATAAGATGGCGGGCGGAGAGATCGCAATGAATTACCGACTAACTGCATCTTTCATCCTACATCATATTCCGCACCGAAAAATGAACTAATGTACATGAAACACGGAaagattattaaatattttaataatggaTAACccagctttttttttaaaactagcATTGTATTCTTCATTTCTAGCGGCCTTTTAATTTGTTACGCCACTCTATTTAAACTGGAAAAAAACAATGGAAGTCTTTCCTGGCCTTGGCTTTTCCTGCACAGATACATAAGGTATGAAACTATGAAACAGAAGTGAGATTAggataatatgaaaatgaattcgaTATACAGCTTCAGATCCCCTGGGTCCCTCTCATCTCCCCCTTACACCCATCCAATACCCCTCCCTACCATTCCCCTACCCCTCTTCGTGTTTCGGTGAGGAAATACAATAAACCGATACATGTTCAAATATTTAAGACATAATCTCTACCTAAGTTATCAAATTTCAATCTAAATGCTTGGAAATGAAAGAAAGTATAACGGTCATCTGTGCCCCCGCCCTTTCTATAGATTGACACCAATGCTGGTCGTTGCCATGGCAATATGGGTATTTGTTGCACCCCATACGTACTGGGGACCAATGATGGGTACTTTGATGGACAGGTCACGTTGTGAGAGTTACTGGTGGACAAATTTATTATACATACAGAATTTTTTCCAGTTTTCCAGTCATGTGAGTATTTATTACAAAGagtgaagtgttttttttttattgcggTTGTAGACATGCGCAAAATTTAACTTATACTCGGTTAATATGCACATTGAAGATGATCAATATTTTCAACATGAGAGCTGTTGACATTATGTTATgatattatgttatgttctaTTTGTACCAGTCATCAACACTACTCTTACAAAAGAATTGATCAAGAAAGTTTAAATAAGCTACCAACTGTGCACACGAGCAAGTAAAACTAttcctggttttttttttgggggggggggtcagagaTCTAAAGAAGTAGGTGGCCGGAAATTATGAACGCCCCAACGCCCCTTACATCCTATAGCCTTGTTGCGTATCGTTCGTGTATAATTCTTTACCGAAACGCCCATCAGATCACTTAGTCTTCTGCACCTTGTACATATAGTATTCTTTCCCTATACAGACGAACTCAAACTGTCAGACTTGACCAAGAATGTGTCTGTTTTCATGTAACATTCTTTACCGAAACGCCCATCATATCGCTAAGCTTACTGTATTATTCTGTACCTATAGGCCCTCCGAAGTTACAATTACTGTGTCCCATTCGTCTATCGTTATTTACTCATACAAACGCCCTCAGACAAACCAGACCTGATTATAAATGTGTCTTTTTCATATATCATTCTTCGCTGAAACGCCCTCCCAACCTTCAACTTATACTACCATAGTCTCATCTGCAAACTCCTCCAGACCTTACACTGttccctgggggggggggggtggagggatgaGAGAGGGGCTTCGTGCATCATTCTTTACTCAAATTCCCCTCAGACCACTGAGCCTATACTGTATCTTGCGTACgtgtatataataatattttactgtttttttggggggggaggtgctggagtgggggggggggcgggagtgGTTGTGTAGCATTCATTACCGCAACGCCACTCGGGCCACTGAGCCTGTACTGTATCTTGCGTACCCTGTTTATTATACTCTAGTTATATTGGACCTATATGTTAATTATTGCCTTGTTTGTGCATTATTCTCCACAGTGTTTTGGCGTAGCTTGGTATCTTAGCGTAGACATGCAGCTCTTCCTTGTGAGCCCGTTCATAATTTACTCACTCTACAGGTAAATCTATTGAGGTATTTTACATTACgtccattaatatatataaacatatataagcgggaggcccgggttcgattcccggtggaggctggaagttttatcactgttctggatttcccaacacactacaatttcaataatatatattacatttatgTAAAAGTTCGGTCATTGGCGTCGACTTTATATATTCGCCTGTATTTTACAGTTTCTGTTCCCTCATTAGTATCAAGGCAAGGCCCTCTCGCACGGTTTTCCCCCAACAAATTAACCCCTGGTAATTCACTCACCGACCACCACAATGAGCCACATCGACGTATCTGCCGAACTTCCCGTAGGGTGCAAATAAACAAACCGGCGAACatcaatatatttaaaagttACCGCGCAGGTAGCTCACGTAATGATCTCGCCAGGATTCGAAACGTTAATTCTTAGATCGAAAGTTCATTACCTTTCCATTGGACCTCCACTCTctgacaaaaaacaacaacaaaaaacacgttTTCGTATTTTCTCCTTCATTTCATCACAATATATTTCCTCCACAGATCACAAAGGCTGGGATTGCTTTTGACTGCTGTCCTGGTAAGCGCTAGTGTGATCGTCAATGGGATAATAGTAGCTGAGTATCATTTCCGTGCGTCAACAATAGTTAATCTAATGTGAGTAAAAATATACGTCAATGTAACATTTGCTCTTGTACTTATCACTAATGATGTAAACGTCCTTTCAACACGAAGTATAAACATTGTTCAAAGATAAACCCTTCATATAAAATCGGAACAAAGATAAACTTTTGACCAATGTGCGCGATAAAATGAAGAGCAATATCAATACATTGAcaagaggggggtgggggtgcggGGTGGTTTCGTCTATCTCATTTCTAACTGGCTTCTAAATTAATTTAACCTTAAAATGTAGTAACGCGTAGTTTACTCTATGTAGAGGTATGTTTATTGTTACGAAGTCCAGATACTATGAATTGGAGGAAACGAACACAAGATAGTCGATTAGAGAGGAAGTGTTTAAAAATTAATCTAATCAGTGTCTCTTGAGTAAATCTTCAAGGGTAAGCAGACCTCATAGTGATTTTAACGTGGCGTGACAGAGACAGGCTGGTGCCACTAGGAGAAGAGAACGAGCCTCTCCTTGGAAACTAATTTATACCATTCTATAAGCTTACTCGACCGTAACTTAATTGTGCTCTATGCTTTCATATtagtataataatagtaaatacCAGCAATGAGCGTGACAAACTCTTAAAGTAAAATGTATATCACAGCAATTAGCAAGGGAAACTCttaaagtaacatgctgcaCCATAACAATATTCATTAGGTTTTAAAGTCTACAGTAGTGTAGGCTGTCCATTTATTTGAAAAGTAGTTTTTTTTGCTTGGGCAGTCTGGTCAAGCAATGATACAATATTCACACATAGCCACATGCATGGATTAACGTCAGTCTATCTAAGAGATTTGAGTGCAGGTTAAAACagtttggcttcggctttggtTCCTAGGGCGTGAGTTATTCATCGATAATCAAAAAGTTTTGTGTCCCATAAATATAGTGTTTTCAATGTAATAATTGACGTGAAATCTAAGTCCGCTTGTCGAAAATTGTATGTATTCACTTTCGTTATAGTTTATATAATCGGTATGGATGAACAGTAAAAAAGATATTCAAagcaaatacaaaatattaacaagtaccctttgttttcttccgttTTAGATTATTTGGAGGAGATTATCttgatataatatatagcaAACCATACATCAGAATGCAGGCCTACCTCGTTGGTATGGTGGTTGGGTTTATTTTATACAAAGCAAAGGACAAAGAAATCATATTACCTAAGGTAAGAAGTGTAGACTCTTAGTGAACTACACAGGTCGCGGTTTGAAACGCGCCAACCACAAGAAAAGACTTTTGGAAATAATGTTCTGGTTTTTTACCTTAATTTCCCAATCAGTGTGAggcttttgttaaaaaaaaaaaaaaacaagaataaaactTGGCGATAACAAAAGCTTATTATAACAAGGCTAATAAAAGCTTTGCTAGCACTGCCGCTTGAAGTGTAGCTACACTATCAATATCGATTTGAAGTAGCGCCCTCTTCCATGGAGTTGATTGTACGTGATATATGGAACCCAAAATGGCTGAGTACCACACGACAACGAGGAGTCGCGCCGCGGGTAACAGATACAGCAACCTCCAACTAAAGCAATCTTTATAATCGCAGTACCAGGCTAAAGTGCAGAATGATATATACAATAGCCAGGGATACAATAGCCATGAATTAGCATTCCACCTATACGGTTATACATATGACCCGCTCAGACAAACGATTTACTTAAGAGAATTACAAGAGAAAACATAAGACATAAGCAAAGAACGATAGATTGGCCCACGGGTAAACATACTATGTAACATACAGAACAATAAAAATGCATGCTGGCCCAAACCCAATAATCGAGTTTCTGAATCCATGCTTTAGGATAAATGAGTAATTATACCAAATGAGTAATTATACTAATCCTTTAGAGGAAAAAATTTAGAAACCTTGAATAACTCACCAACTGTTCGGCAACCCTGAAAACAAGGTAAATGGATGTAAAACTTCTCGAGTTACTTTTATATTCTTTTACGTGACTTAGTGTATTGACTTTTTCTAacaaatactttttttgtggCGCTATACACAATTCCTTTGCCGGTAAAAAAAAGTAGCGGCTTTGGTCTCATAAACCGAAAGGCATATTTGCCATCTTGATCATTGTCATGATctttgtcatgaatatttattgtagtcgtatcttattttttttcgaTTCGGATTACCGCGATGGATGTATTGAGTAGATCCGACTATATAGGCAAGGCTCAGTCAACGAATTCCCAAGCTCCTAGTCACCCCTGTTGTCATGGCACCATATATATTACTTCCCCCTATTTATTTTAGAATAACatcaatatttctttcattctctCCCATCAGCCCGTTGCtgtgattggttggttggttgctACGTCACTGGGT encodes:
- the LOC139964663 gene encoding nose resistant to fluoxetine protein 6-like isoform X3, which encodes MIFSTHLLTFLLVIVITAEVNHCETVNNDPGKKENDVEDIKNHVTYKEGDGSTCKNELYNVLYNETNAQVAALNAFGIPNTGLLAGNTGWYGHFSGCTELPDFQYCMLTMNVNTATLSMTELHQLLIRWGICAPKICSDNGINDNVEMLTTYLRSSTGVNLTGVSSTAYCVQNNKVPYSTGFYITVGVFGLICILMIIGSIIDIIDDDDDDNEVKDPHGTETEESLPLMTSAFDKDEETEAIQEINKQSVKGRVAATIKQILLSFAFNRNLSKLTVVGSDGNRDIGCLHGIRVISMMWIAMFHVCLTTDSKLSYLDIFNPHDGLRMLRSAFYQIIVFNGSLPVDTFLFLRLTPMLVVAMAIWVFVAPHTYWGPMMGTLMDRSRCESYWWTNLLYIQNFFQFSSHCFGVAWYLSVDMQLFLVSPFIIYSLYRSQRLGLLLTAVLVSASVIVNGIIVAEYHFRASTIVNLILFGGDYLDIIYSKPYIRMQAYLVGMVVGFILYKAKDKEIILPKPVAVIGWLVATSLGTLVLCTIAPSLGTVVAVTFQALHRIAWGVFLAWVVLYCQLVKSGWINNFLSWHAWVPLSRLSYTVYLIHLIVFRTFIGNLGQPFYTTTLVLIFNYVAVTCVSFMFAAFLYLSVELPVANLEQKFLPRP
- the LOC139964663 gene encoding nose resistant to fluoxetine protein 6-like isoform X2; amino-acid sequence: MIFSTHLLTFLLVIVITAEVNHCETVNNDPGKKENDVEDIKNHVTYKEGDGSTCKNELYNVLYNETNAQVAALNAFGIPNTGLLAGNTGWYGHFSGCTELPDFQYCMLTMNVNTATLSMTELHQLLIRWGICAPKICSDNGINDNVEMLTTYLRSSTGVNLTGVSSTAYCVQNNKVPYSTGFYITVGVFGLICILMIIGSIIDIIDDDDDDNEVKDPHGTETEESLPLMTSAFDKDEETEAIQEINKQSVKGRVAATIKQILLSFAFNRNLSKLTVVGSDGNRDIGCLHGIRVISMMWIAMFHVCLTTDSKLSYLDIFNPHDGLRMLRSAFYQIIVFNGSLPVDTFLFLSGLLICYATLFKLEKNNGSLSWPWLFLHRYIRLTPMLVVAMAIWVFVAPHTYWGPMMGTLMDRSRCESYWWTNLLYIQNFFQFSSHCFGVAWYLSVDMQLFLVSPFIIYSLYRSQRLGLLLTAVLVSASVIVNGIIVAEYHFRASTIVNLILFGGDYLDIIYSKPYIRMQAYLVGMVVGFILYKAKDKEIILPKPVAVIGWLVATSLGTLVLCTIAPSLGTVVAVTFQALHRIAWGVFLAWVVLYCQLVKSGWINNFLSWHAWVPLSRLSYTVYLIHLIVFRTFIGNLGQPFYTTTLVLIFNYVAVTCVSFMFAAFLYLSVELPVANLEQKFLPRP
- the LOC139964663 gene encoding nose resistant to fluoxetine protein 6-like isoform X5 — translated: MIFSTHLLTFLLVIVITAEVNHCETVNNDPGKKENDVEDIKNHVTYKEGDGSTCKNELYNVLYNETNAQVAALNAFGIPNTGLLAGNTGWYGHFSGCTELPDFQYCMLTMNVNTATLSMTELHQLLIRWGICAPKICSDNGINDNVEMLTTYLRSSTGVNLTGVSSTAYCVQNNKVPYSTGFYITVGVFGLICILMIIGSIIDIIDDDDDDNEVKDPHGTETEESLPLMTSAFDKDEETEAIQEINKQSVKGRVAATIKQILLSFAFNRNLSKLTVVGSDGNRDIGCLHGIRVISMMWIAMFHVCLTTDSKLSYLDIFNPHDGLRMLRSAFYQIIVFNGSLPVDTFLFLSGLLICYATLFKLEKNNGSLSWPWLFLHRYIRLTPMLVVAMAIWVFVAPHTYWGPMMGTLMDRSRCESYWWTNLLYIQNFFQFSSHCFGVAWYLSVDMQLFLVSPFIIYSLYRSQRLGLLLTAVLVSASVIVNGIIVAEYHFRASTIVNLILFGGDYLDIIYSKPYIRMQAYLVGMVVGFILYKAKDKEIILPKPVAVIGWLVATSLGTLVLCTIAPSLGTVVAVTFQALHRIAWGVFLAWVVLYCQLVKSGWINNFLSWHAWVPLSRLSYTVYLIHLIVFRTFIGNLGQPFYTTTLVLIC